One Cucurbita pepo subsp. pepo cultivar mu-cu-16 chromosome LG20, ASM280686v2, whole genome shotgun sequence genomic window carries:
- the LOC111783624 gene encoding triose phosphate/phosphate translocator, non-green plastid, chloroplastic-like: MQSSSVTFSPSLPLLKPRRPHTSFFSSGCNSIRSSSSSSSNSRDLSDLNNVSLPSSWPRRSWTLSTSPFSSSKLRPWTGVPSFASDFDANHFKVQAAAVPESSEEAASAGGNLMKTLELGLLFGLWYLFNIYFNIYNKQVLKVFPFPVTVTAVQFAVGTVLVLLMWGLNLYKRPKISGAQLAAVLPLALVHTLGNLFTNMSLGKVAVSFTHTIKAMEPFFSVILSAMFLGETPTPWVVASILPIVGGVALASATEASFNWAGFSSAMASNLTNQSRNVLSKKVMAKKEDSMDNITLFSIITIMSFFLLSPVAVFMEGVKVTPAYLQSAGLNVNQVFTRSLLAALCFHAYQQVSYMILQRVSPVTHSVGNCVKRVVVIVSSVIFFQTPVSPINSIGTGIALAGVFLYSRVKRIKAKPKTA; the protein is encoded by the exons ATGCAGAGCTCTTCGGTCACCTTTTCgccttctcttcctcttctcaaGCCTCGGAGGCCTCATACTTCGTTCTTCAGCTCTGGATGTAACTCAATTCGAtcatcttcttcgtcttcttcaaaTTCCAGAGATCTCAGTGACCTGAACAATGTCAGTCTTCCTTCCTCTTGGCCCCGGCGATCTTGGACTTTGTCGACTTCTCCTTTTTCGTCCTCGAAACTCCGCCCATGGACCGGTGTACCTTCTTTTGCTTCGGATTTTGATGCGAATCATTTCAAGGTTCAGGCCGCTGCGGTTCCGGAAAGCTCAGAGGAGGCCGCCAGTGCTGGCGGTAACCTAATGAAAACGTTGGAGCTCGGATTGTTGTTTGGCCTCTGGTACCTTTTCAACATCTACTTTAACATCTACAACAAGCAG GTCCTCAAGGTGTTTCCGTTCCCTGTAACTGTCACTGCTGTTCAATTTGCTGTAGGCACTGTACTTGTTCTTCTTATGTGGGGACTTAATCTCTACAAAAGGCCTAAGATTAGTGGCGCTCAG CTTGCTGCTGTTCTGCCGCTCGCGTTAGTTCACACATTGGGAAATCTTTTTACGAACATGAGTCTTGGTAAAGTGGCCGTATCGTTCACCCACACAATTAAAGCTATGGAGCCTTTTTTTTCAGTTATCCTGTCAGCAATGTTTCTTGGAGAG ACTCCTACTCCCTGGGTTGTTGCATCCATTCTACCAATTGTTGGCGGTGTTGCATTGGCATCTGCCACTGAGGCCTCCTTCAACTG GGCCGGATTTTCTAGTGCAATGGCATCCAATTTGACTAATCAATCTCGTAATGTCCTTAGCAAAAAGGTCATGGCGAAAAAAGAG GATTCAATGGACAACATCACCCTCTTTTCAATTATAACAATCATGTCCTTTTTCTTATTGTCCCCTGTTGCTGTCTTCATGGAAGGTGTCAAGGTTACTCCTGCATACTTACAATCAGCT GGATTGAACGTAAACCAAGTCTTCACTAGGTCTCTTCTTGCTGCCCTTTGTTTCCATGCATACCAACAG GTTTCTTACATGATATTGCAAAGAGTATCGCCTGTTACCCACTCAGTAGGCAATTGTGTAAAGCGTGTTGTTGTCATCGTGAGCTCTGTTATCTT